Proteins encoded within one genomic window of Pedobacter africanus:
- a CDS encoding DUF3095 domain-containing protein, with protein sequence MSDEQFYDSLPVHRMPVGDLLTRKDLFRQVPSNWYVIITDIKSSTQVVLSGGHQNINLIAAGSIVAVLNIAFGMGISIPFFFGGDGATFIVPPSVMDKAIQALSSYRANISINFGLELRTGTVPVKQIYAEGHELDITRFSSGTSFSIPVVLGNGLNYAERLVKGATSLFAEEPLPEVEPDLSGMQCRWDKIAAPENRDEVITLLVVAREGILQSVPFKKVMDKIDELYGPLQQRQPISVSRLKLKSSFKQIELEMRVQLGKIKWLSLLQTWLLNLYGRVYFLTRDGKMYLKSLVERSDTLVIDGKINTVISGKAVQRMALQLFLDELEAAGELAYGLHLSGASVMSCYVRDLKDDHVHFVDGANGGYTQAARMLKMKLHAG encoded by the coding sequence ATGTCTGATGAGCAATTTTATGATTCGCTGCCGGTACACCGGATGCCTGTTGGCGACCTTTTAACCCGGAAAGACCTGTTCCGGCAGGTCCCTTCAAACTGGTACGTCATTATTACAGATATCAAAAGTTCTACGCAGGTAGTGTTGAGCGGTGGGCACCAAAATATTAACCTGATTGCAGCGGGCAGCATTGTTGCTGTACTTAATATAGCCTTCGGCATGGGCATCAGTATACCTTTCTTTTTTGGCGGAGACGGGGCAACTTTTATTGTTCCGCCATCGGTTATGGATAAGGCCATACAGGCCCTGTCATCTTACCGGGCAAACATATCAATTAATTTTGGCCTGGAGCTGCGCACCGGAACTGTTCCGGTTAAACAGATTTATGCAGAGGGGCATGAGCTGGATATTACCAGGTTTAGCAGCGGTACGTCTTTTTCCATACCTGTTGTATTGGGCAATGGTTTGAATTATGCAGAGAGATTGGTTAAAGGGGCAACATCTCTTTTTGCTGAAGAACCTTTGCCGGAAGTGGAACCCGATCTTAGCGGAATGCAATGCCGTTGGGACAAAATTGCAGCGCCCGAGAACCGGGATGAGGTAATTACCCTGCTGGTTGTAGCCCGTGAGGGCATATTACAGTCGGTACCTTTTAAAAAGGTGATGGATAAGATTGATGAACTATACGGGCCATTGCAGCAAAGACAGCCCATATCTGTTTCGAGGTTAAAACTGAAAAGTTCTTTTAAACAGATAGAGCTAGAAATGCGGGTGCAGTTAGGCAAAATAAAATGGCTTAGTCTGCTGCAGACCTGGCTTCTTAACCTTTACGGAAGGGTTTATTTTCTTACCAGAGATGGAAAAATGTACCTGAAAAGTTTAGTTGAGCGGTCGGACACACTAGTTATAGATGGTAAGATCAATACAGTTATTTCTGGAAAAGCCGTGCAAAGGATGGCCTTGCAACTTTTCTTGGATGAGCTGGAAGCTGCCGGAGAACTGGCATACGGCTTGCACCTGAGCGGGGCCTCGGTAATGTCGTGTTATGTACGCGACCTTAAGGACGACCATGTGCATTTTGTTGATGGTGCAAATGGGGGCTATACCCAGGCAGCAAGAATGCTTAAAATGAAACTACATGCTGGCTAA
- a CDS encoding RNA-binding protein — MSIVKKGVKSLGYGFVLLQDQTAAGRAIYALDGKHHKLNPANCRTSQNIDF, encoded by the coding sequence ATCAGCATCGTAAAAAAAGGGGTAAAAAGCCTGGGCTATGGTTTTGTGTTGTTGCAAGACCAAACTGCTGCAGGCAGGGCCATTTATGCCTTAGATGGCAAACATCACAAACTCAATCCCGCAAACTGTAGAACATCTCAAAATATTGATTTTTAA
- a CDS encoding Rpn family recombination-promoting nuclease/putative transposase, translating into MLYCTGDNNENFIVEMQKGNQEHFKDRILFYTANLVQGHGKSVEANWDYKLPEVYKLFVANFPFSMTEIRLLELLASM; encoded by the coding sequence ATTTTATATTGTACCGGCGATAACAATGAAAACTTCATTGTAGAAATGCAAAAAGGTAATCAGGAACATTTCAAAGACCGCATCTTATTTTACACCGCAAATCTTGTACAGGGGCATGGCAAATCCGTTGAAGCCAATTGGGATTATAAACTCCCCGAGGTTTACAAATTGTTTGTAGCTAATTTTCCATTTAGCATGACAGAAATACGGTTGCTGGAACTATTAGCCAGCATGTAG